In Zingiber officinale cultivar Zhangliang chromosome 6A, Zo_v1.1, whole genome shotgun sequence, a single genomic region encodes these proteins:
- the LOC121998178 gene encoding E3 ubiquitin protein ligase RIE1-like isoform X4 produces MEREENFTASALLQPETPPPPHPQSPTSRTSSLISILGRAAGRRRPSMLVRETAALQLEVRRANWAYSRPVVALDISWNLAFASVSVAVLGATACERPGAPLRLWIAGYAVQCVFHVFLVWSEYRRRVGGRRRDAEHDGRPAPNSGVEGSEEDIAGDGARSRQRSFAKRCESLNTILSFLWWIIGFFWIVSSGKDLVQNAPRLYWLTVVFLAFDVFFAIFCVVLACVIGIALCCCLPCIITIMYAIAGQEGALEADISVLPKYLYHASCEDQEKTAEEGVMIPLNPGSGNLSRMLHLSHTLRRWS; encoded by the exons ATGGAGAGAGAAGAGAACTTCACCGCCTCGGCCCTTCTCCAGCCGGAGACTCCGCCTCCTCCGCATCCGCAGAGTCCAACTTCCCGGACGAGCAGTCTCATCTCCATCCTCGGCCGCGCCGCCGGGCGGCGCCGGCCCTCGATGCTCGTCCGCGAGACGGCGGCGCTCCAGCTGGAGGTGCGCCGTGCCAATTGGGCCTACTCCAGGCCAGTGGTGGCGCTCGACATCTCCTGGAACCTGGCCTTCGCCTCCGTATCCGTTGCCGTGCTCGGCGCCACAGCGTGCGAGCGCCCTGGCGCTCCGCTCCGCCTATGGATCGCGGGCTACGCGGTTCAGTGCGTGTTTCATGTGTTTCTGGTATGGTCGGAGTACCGGAGGCGGGTTGGCGGACGGAGGCGAGATGCGGAGCACGACGGGCGGCCGGCGCCGAACTCGGGCGTCGAGGGCAGCGAGGAGGATATAGCCGGGGATGGAGCTAGAAGCAGGCAAAGGAG CTTTGCTAAACGATGTGAATCACTTAATACCATTCTATCATTTCTGTGGTGGATTATTGGCTTTTTCTGGATCGTCTCTAGTGGAAAAGACCTCGTACAAAATGCTCCTAGACTCTACTG GTTAACTGTGGTTTTCCTAGCATTTGATGTGTTCTTCGCTATCTTTTGCGTTGTTTTGGCTTGTGTTATCGGGATTGCACTGTGCTGCTGCTTGCCTTGTATCATTACAATTATGTATGCCATAGCAGGCCAG GAAGGTGCATTGGAAGCAGATATTAGTGTTCTTCCAAAATACCTGTATCATGCTTCTTGTGAAGACCAGGAAAAGACAGCTGAGGAAGGGGTTATGATCCCCTTGAATCCTGGCAGTGGAAATTTATCAA GAATGTTGCATTTGTCTCACACCCTACGAAGATGGAGTTGA
- the LOC121998178 gene encoding E3 ubiquitin protein ligase RIE1-like isoform X1, translating into MEREENFTASALLQPETPPPPHPQSPTSRTSSLISILGRAAGRRRPSMLVRETAALQLEVRRANWAYSRPVVALDISWNLAFASVSVAVLGATACERPGAPLRLWIAGYAVQCVFHVFLVWSEYRRRVGGRRRDAEHDGRPAPNSGVEGSEEDIAGDGARSRQRSFAKRCESLNTILSFLWWIIGFFWIVSSGKDLVQNAPRLYWLTVVFLAFDVFFAIFCVVLACVIGIALCCCLPCIITIMYAIAGQEGALEADISVLPKYLYHASCEDQEKTAEEGVMIPLNPGSGNLSSARVLPHEDAECCICLTPYEDGVELLAMPCNHHFHSSCITKWRRIHATCPLCKYNILKGSDIV; encoded by the exons ATGGAGAGAGAAGAGAACTTCACCGCCTCGGCCCTTCTCCAGCCGGAGACTCCGCCTCCTCCGCATCCGCAGAGTCCAACTTCCCGGACGAGCAGTCTCATCTCCATCCTCGGCCGCGCCGCCGGGCGGCGCCGGCCCTCGATGCTCGTCCGCGAGACGGCGGCGCTCCAGCTGGAGGTGCGCCGTGCCAATTGGGCCTACTCCAGGCCAGTGGTGGCGCTCGACATCTCCTGGAACCTGGCCTTCGCCTCCGTATCCGTTGCCGTGCTCGGCGCCACAGCGTGCGAGCGCCCTGGCGCTCCGCTCCGCCTATGGATCGCGGGCTACGCGGTTCAGTGCGTGTTTCATGTGTTTCTGGTATGGTCGGAGTACCGGAGGCGGGTTGGCGGACGGAGGCGAGATGCGGAGCACGACGGGCGGCCGGCGCCGAACTCGGGCGTCGAGGGCAGCGAGGAGGATATAGCCGGGGATGGAGCTAGAAGCAGGCAAAGGAG CTTTGCTAAACGATGTGAATCACTTAATACCATTCTATCATTTCTGTGGTGGATTATTGGCTTTTTCTGGATCGTCTCTAGTGGAAAAGACCTCGTACAAAATGCTCCTAGACTCTACTG GTTAACTGTGGTTTTCCTAGCATTTGATGTGTTCTTCGCTATCTTTTGCGTTGTTTTGGCTTGTGTTATCGGGATTGCACTGTGCTGCTGCTTGCCTTGTATCATTACAATTATGTATGCCATAGCAGGCCAG GAAGGTGCATTGGAAGCAGATATTAGTGTTCTTCCAAAATACCTGTATCATGCTTCTTGTGAAGACCAGGAAAAGACAGCTGAGGAAGGGGTTATGATCCCCTTGAATCCTGGCAGTGGAAATTTATCAAGTGCGCGAGTTCTTCCACATGAAGATGCA GAATGTTGCATTTGTCTCACACCCTACGAAGATGGAGTTGAACTGCTTGCAATGCCATGCAACCATCACTTCCATTCTTCTTGCATCACAAAATGGCGTCGGATCCATGCTACCTGCCCGCTCTGCAAGTACAACATTCTCAAGGGCAGCGACATTGTTTGA
- the LOC121998178 gene encoding E3 ubiquitin protein ligase RIE1-like isoform X2, translating to MEREENFTASALLQPETPPPPHPQSPTSRTSSLISILGRAAGRRRPSMLVRETAALQLEVRRANWAYSRPVVALDISWNLAFASVSVAVLGATACERPGAPLRLWIAGYAVQCVFHVFLVWSEYRRRVGGRRRDAEHDGRPAPNSGVEGSEEDIAGDGARSRQRRLTVVFLAFDVFFAIFCVVLACVIGIALCCCLPCIITIMYAIAGQEGALEADISVLPKYLYHASCEDQEKTAEEGVMIPLNPGSGNLSSARVLPHEDAECCICLTPYEDGVELLAMPCNHHFHSSCITKWRRIHATCPLCKYNILKGSDIV from the exons ATGGAGAGAGAAGAGAACTTCACCGCCTCGGCCCTTCTCCAGCCGGAGACTCCGCCTCCTCCGCATCCGCAGAGTCCAACTTCCCGGACGAGCAGTCTCATCTCCATCCTCGGCCGCGCCGCCGGGCGGCGCCGGCCCTCGATGCTCGTCCGCGAGACGGCGGCGCTCCAGCTGGAGGTGCGCCGTGCCAATTGGGCCTACTCCAGGCCAGTGGTGGCGCTCGACATCTCCTGGAACCTGGCCTTCGCCTCCGTATCCGTTGCCGTGCTCGGCGCCACAGCGTGCGAGCGCCCTGGCGCTCCGCTCCGCCTATGGATCGCGGGCTACGCGGTTCAGTGCGTGTTTCATGTGTTTCTGGTATGGTCGGAGTACCGGAGGCGGGTTGGCGGACGGAGGCGAGATGCGGAGCACGACGGGCGGCCGGCGCCGAACTCGGGCGTCGAGGGCAGCGAGGAGGATATAGCCGGGGATGGAGCTAGAAGCAGGCAAAGGAG GTTAACTGTGGTTTTCCTAGCATTTGATGTGTTCTTCGCTATCTTTTGCGTTGTTTTGGCTTGTGTTATCGGGATTGCACTGTGCTGCTGCTTGCCTTGTATCATTACAATTATGTATGCCATAGCAGGCCAG GAAGGTGCATTGGAAGCAGATATTAGTGTTCTTCCAAAATACCTGTATCATGCTTCTTGTGAAGACCAGGAAAAGACAGCTGAGGAAGGGGTTATGATCCCCTTGAATCCTGGCAGTGGAAATTTATCAAGTGCGCGAGTTCTTCCACATGAAGATGCA GAATGTTGCATTTGTCTCACACCCTACGAAGATGGAGTTGAACTGCTTGCAATGCCATGCAACCATCACTTCCATTCTTCTTGCATCACAAAATGGCGTCGGATCCATGCTACCTGCCCGCTCTGCAAGTACAACATTCTCAAGGGCAGCGACATTGTTTGA
- the LOC121998178 gene encoding E3 ubiquitin protein ligase RIE1-like isoform X3 yields the protein MEREENFTASALLQPETPPPPHPQSPTSRTSSLISILGRAAGRRRPSMLVRETAALQLEVRRANWAYSRPVVALDISWNLAFASVSVAVLGATACERPGAPLRLWIAGYAVQCVFHVFLVWSEYRRRVGGRRRDAEHDGRPAPNSGVEGSEEDIAGDGARSRQRSFAKRCESLNTILSFLWWIIGFFWIVSSGKDLVQNAPRLYWLTVVFLAFDVFFAIFCVVLACVIGIALCCCLPCIITIMYAIAGQEGALEADISVLPKYLYHASCEDQEKTAEEGVMIPLNPGSGNLSSARVLPHEDAVITLIFSC from the exons ATGGAGAGAGAAGAGAACTTCACCGCCTCGGCCCTTCTCCAGCCGGAGACTCCGCCTCCTCCGCATCCGCAGAGTCCAACTTCCCGGACGAGCAGTCTCATCTCCATCCTCGGCCGCGCCGCCGGGCGGCGCCGGCCCTCGATGCTCGTCCGCGAGACGGCGGCGCTCCAGCTGGAGGTGCGCCGTGCCAATTGGGCCTACTCCAGGCCAGTGGTGGCGCTCGACATCTCCTGGAACCTGGCCTTCGCCTCCGTATCCGTTGCCGTGCTCGGCGCCACAGCGTGCGAGCGCCCTGGCGCTCCGCTCCGCCTATGGATCGCGGGCTACGCGGTTCAGTGCGTGTTTCATGTGTTTCTGGTATGGTCGGAGTACCGGAGGCGGGTTGGCGGACGGAGGCGAGATGCGGAGCACGACGGGCGGCCGGCGCCGAACTCGGGCGTCGAGGGCAGCGAGGAGGATATAGCCGGGGATGGAGCTAGAAGCAGGCAAAGGAG CTTTGCTAAACGATGTGAATCACTTAATACCATTCTATCATTTCTGTGGTGGATTATTGGCTTTTTCTGGATCGTCTCTAGTGGAAAAGACCTCGTACAAAATGCTCCTAGACTCTACTG GTTAACTGTGGTTTTCCTAGCATTTGATGTGTTCTTCGCTATCTTTTGCGTTGTTTTGGCTTGTGTTATCGGGATTGCACTGTGCTGCTGCTTGCCTTGTATCATTACAATTATGTATGCCATAGCAGGCCAG GAAGGTGCATTGGAAGCAGATATTAGTGTTCTTCCAAAATACCTGTATCATGCTTCTTGTGAAGACCAGGAAAAGACAGCTGAGGAAGGGGTTATGATCCCCTTGAATCCTGGCAGTGGAAATTTATCAAGTGCGCGAGTTCTTCCACATGAAGATGCAGTAATAACACTTATTTTCAGTTGCTAG